In a genomic window of Homo sapiens chromosome 22, GRCh38.p14 Primary Assembly:
- the GNAZ gene encoding guanine nucleotide-binding protein G(z) subunit alpha isoform X1, whose protein sequence is MGCRQSSEEKEAARRSRRIDRHLRSESQRQRREIKLLLLGTSNSGKSTIVKQMKIIHSGGFNLEACKEYKPLIIYNAIDSLTRIIRALAALRIDFHNPDRAYDAVQLFALTGPAESKGEITPELLGVMRRLWADPGAQACFSRSSEYHLEDNAAYYLNDLERIAAADYIPTVEDILRSRDMTTGIVENKFTFKELTFKMVDVGGQRSERKKWIHCFEGVTAIIFCVELSGYDLKLYEDNQTGSGELGSQTRASCFLKAQTPGYNTSKILRRELRSGQAPHSVVVTASSWPTTLLSSACTESSVQDARVLPRQRGGARCPTAAGGSAHSWRAGEEPGLWLVFPSQLSRTGDFGYRSEGCSLTDFLVSDGTTWKDQSFEGLGQNPDRAQGCQRLH, encoded by the exons ATGGGATGTCGGCAAAGCTCAGAGGAAAAAGAAGCAGCCCGGCGGTCCCGGAGAATTGACCGCCACCTGCGCTCAGAGAGCCAGCGGCAACGCCGCGAAATCAAGCTGCTCCTGCTGGGCACCAGCAACTCAGGCAAGAGCACCATCGTCAAACAGATGAAGATCATCCACAGCGGCGGCTTCAACCTGGAGGCCTGCAAGGAGTACAAGCCCCTCATCATCTACAATGCCATCGACTCGCTGACCCGCATCATCCGGGCCCTGGCCGCCCTCAGGATCGACTTCCACAACCCCGACCGCGCCTACGACGCTGTGCAGCTCTTTGCGCTGACGGGCCCCGCTGAGAGCAAGGGCGAGATCACACCCGAGCTGCTGGGTGTCATGCGACGGCTCTGGGCCGACCCAGGGGCACAGGCCTGCTTCAGCCGCTCCAGCGAGTACCACCTGGAGGACAACGCGGCCTACTACCTGAACGACCTGGAGCGCATCGCCGCAGCTGACTATATCCCCACTGTCGAGGACATCCTGCGCTCCCGGGACATGACCACGGGCATTGTGGAGAACAAGTTCACCTTCAAGGAGCTCACCTTCAAGATGGTGGACGTGGGGGGGCAGAGGTCAGAGCGCAAAAAGTGGATCCACTGCTTCGAGGGCGTCACAGCCATCATCTTCTGTGTGGAGCTCAGCGGCTACGACCTGAAACTCTACGAGGATAACCAGACA GGAAGTGGTGAACTGGGGAGTCAGACAAGAGCATCATGCTTCTTAAAAGCCCAGACCCCTGGCTATAACACATCGAAGATTCTCAGAAGAGAATTGAGGAGCGGACAGGCGCCACACTCCGTTGTGGTCACTGCCTCTTCCTGGCCCACCACACTCCTGTCCTCTGCATGTACTGAGAGCTCTGTCCAGGATGCCAGGGTCCTGCCTCGGCAGAGAGGCGGTGCCAGATGCCCCACAGCAGCTGGTGGGAGTGCCCACagctggagggcaggggaggagcctggcctctggCTGGTGTTTCCTTCCCAGCTCTCAAGAACTGGAGACTTTGGTTACAGAAGTGAAGGCTGCTCCCTCACAGACTTCCTAGTGTCCGATGGTACCACATGGAAGGATCAGAGTTTTGAAGGACTGGGCCAGAACCCAGATAGGGCACAAGGCTGCCAGCGCCTGCATTGA
- the GNAZ gene encoding guanine nucleotide-binding protein G(z) subunit alpha isoform X2 — MGCRQSSEEKEAARRSRRIDRHLRSESQRQRREIKLLLLGTSNSGKSTIVKQMKIIHSGGFNLEACKEYKPLIIYNAIDSLTRIIRALAALRIDFHNPDRAYDAVQLFALTGPAESKGEITPELLGVMRRLWADPGAQACFSRSSEYHLEDNAAYYLNDLERIAAADYIPTVEDILRSRDMTTGIVENKFTFKELTFKMVDVGGQRSERKKWIHCFEGVTAIIFCVELSGYDLKLYEDNQTAWGSGCSPEKEILDEKPKRGWKFTGFQMILTFHALPVISGDGKQTGCRGKTIPSRDSSRRLGWPRR; from the exons ATGGGATGTCGGCAAAGCTCAGAGGAAAAAGAAGCAGCCCGGCGGTCCCGGAGAATTGACCGCCACCTGCGCTCAGAGAGCCAGCGGCAACGCCGCGAAATCAAGCTGCTCCTGCTGGGCACCAGCAACTCAGGCAAGAGCACCATCGTCAAACAGATGAAGATCATCCACAGCGGCGGCTTCAACCTGGAGGCCTGCAAGGAGTACAAGCCCCTCATCATCTACAATGCCATCGACTCGCTGACCCGCATCATCCGGGCCCTGGCCGCCCTCAGGATCGACTTCCACAACCCCGACCGCGCCTACGACGCTGTGCAGCTCTTTGCGCTGACGGGCCCCGCTGAGAGCAAGGGCGAGATCACACCCGAGCTGCTGGGTGTCATGCGACGGCTCTGGGCCGACCCAGGGGCACAGGCCTGCTTCAGCCGCTCCAGCGAGTACCACCTGGAGGACAACGCGGCCTACTACCTGAACGACCTGGAGCGCATCGCCGCAGCTGACTATATCCCCACTGTCGAGGACATCCTGCGCTCCCGGGACATGACCACGGGCATTGTGGAGAACAAGTTCACCTTCAAGGAGCTCACCTTCAAGATGGTGGACGTGGGGGGGCAGAGGTCAGAGCGCAAAAAGTGGATCCACTGCTTCGAGGGCGTCACAGCCATCATCTTCTGTGTGGAGCTCAGCGGCTACGACCTGAAACTCTACGAGGATAACCAGACA GCCTGGGGAAGTGGTTGTTCACCAGAAAAGGAAATTCTTGATGAGAAACCCAAGCGAGGCTGGAAATTCACTGGATTCCAAATGATTCTGACCTTTCATGCTCTACCAGTAATATCTGGAGATGGAAAACAAACAGGCTGCAGAGGAAAGACAATCCCCTCCCGCGATTCCTCCCGCAGGCTGGGCTGGCCCCGGAGGTGA
- the GNAZ gene encoding guanine nucleotide-binding protein G(z) subunit alpha: MGCRQSSEEKEAARRSRRIDRHLRSESQRQRREIKLLLLGTSNSGKSTIVKQMKIIHSGGFNLEACKEYKPLIIYNAIDSLTRIIRALAALRIDFHNPDRAYDAVQLFALTGPAESKGEITPELLGVMRRLWADPGAQACFSRSSEYHLEDNAAYYLNDLERIAAADYIPTVEDILRSRDMTTGIVENKFTFKELTFKMVDVGGQRSERKKWIHCFEGVTAIIFCVELSGYDLKLYEDNQTSRMAESLRLFDSICNNNWFINTSLILFLNKKDLLAEKIRRIPLTICFPEYKGQNTYEEAAVYIQRQFEDLNRNKETKEIYSHFTCATDTSNIQFVFDAVTDVIIQNNLKYIGLC, translated from the exons ATGGGATGTCGGCAAAGCTCAGAGGAAAAAGAAGCAGCCCGGCGGTCCCGGAGAATTGACCGCCACCTGCGCTCAGAGAGCCAGCGGCAACGCCGCGAAATCAAGCTGCTCCTGCTGGGCACCAGCAACTCAGGCAAGAGCACCATCGTCAAACAGATGAAGATCATCCACAGCGGCGGCTTCAACCTGGAGGCCTGCAAGGAGTACAAGCCCCTCATCATCTACAATGCCATCGACTCGCTGACCCGCATCATCCGGGCCCTGGCCGCCCTCAGGATCGACTTCCACAACCCCGACCGCGCCTACGACGCTGTGCAGCTCTTTGCGCTGACGGGCCCCGCTGAGAGCAAGGGCGAGATCACACCCGAGCTGCTGGGTGTCATGCGACGGCTCTGGGCCGACCCAGGGGCACAGGCCTGCTTCAGCCGCTCCAGCGAGTACCACCTGGAGGACAACGCGGCCTACTACCTGAACGACCTGGAGCGCATCGCCGCAGCTGACTATATCCCCACTGTCGAGGACATCCTGCGCTCCCGGGACATGACCACGGGCATTGTGGAGAACAAGTTCACCTTCAAGGAGCTCACCTTCAAGATGGTGGACGTGGGGGGGCAGAGGTCAGAGCGCAAAAAGTGGATCCACTGCTTCGAGGGCGTCACAGCCATCATCTTCTGTGTGGAGCTCAGCGGCTACGACCTGAAACTCTACGAGGATAACCAGACA AGTCGGATGGCAGAGAGCTTGCGCCTCTTTGACTCCATCTGCAACAACAACTGGTTCATCAACACCTCACTCATCCTCTTCCTGAACAAGAAGGACCTGCTGGCAGAGAAGATCCGCCGCATCCCGCTCACCATCTGCTTTCCCGAGTACAAGGGCCAGAACACGTACGAGGAGGCCGCTGTCTACATCCAGCGGCAGTTTGAAGACCTGAACCGCAACAAGGAGACCAAGGAGATCTACTCCCACTTCACCTGCGCCACCGACACCAGTAACATCCAGTTTGTCTTCGACGCGGTGACAGACGTCATCATACAGAACAATCTCAAGTACATTGGCCTTTGCTGA